GCTAGGCTCATAGCTTGCAGGATACATGTTTGGGGAGTATCGTTACGTAAGGGAGGATGAATTGCTATGGATGAGCAAGTGTGTTGCCCTCCGTTTGATCCAAAGCCGTGGGAACGAACGATTGTTACTTTTGATCACCAGAAGTTTGTCCAGGTCAAAGTACGGACGTTAAACTTCATGCCCTTGAACTTTGGTTCGGTCATGAAGAAAGCTCAGGCACAGATTAATGCTGCAGGAGCAATGGTGGTAGACAATATCGCTCTCTCCAACCATGTTTCGAAGTGGATGATGGAAGTGCTCATTGCAGTGGATAAGGATGTGGCCGGAATGCAGATGAGTACACTCACCGGTAAGTTCCTGTCCAATGTGTATGAGGGACCGTTCAAGGATACCGGGATTTGGTGCAAGAATTTTGAACAGTTTGCCAAGGAAGAATCGTTTACGTTCTCCACATGGTACATGTGGTACACCACCTGCCCCAAGTGTGCAAAGAAGTATGGCAAGAACTATGTGGTAATCTTGGGTCATTAGAGACGCAAAGAAATCTAGGGTCCGGCAACAGGTTGCTTTATATACCTTGAGTATTTATTGCTAGTCTATTAGTAGTTTTCTCATTAACAATGACTCTTTTAGCTGAAAAGTTTTTAACCCAATACTATCAGATGGATTGTCCATTTTCTATGTTTGTATAATCCTTCCAATTTTCCCTTGAGCCTCTTATATGGCATAAAAAAAACTTCCCGGTTAAGGGAAGTTTTTATAGCGGCAAAGGGACTCGGACCCCTGACAAAACGGATATGAGCCGTTTGCTCTACCATCTGAGCTATGCCGCCGTTGTGTTGCCTCAAGCAACTCTGACACTATATCGGAATG
The sequence above is a segment of the Sphaerochaeta pleomorpha str. Grapes genome. Coding sequences within it:
- a CDS encoding hydrolase, whose amino-acid sequence is MDEQVCCPPFDPKPWERTIVTFDHQKFVQVKVRTLNFMPLNFGSVMKKAQAQINAAGAMVVDNIALSNHVSKWMMEVLIAVDKDVAGMQMSTLTGKFLSNVYEGPFKDTGIWCKNFEQFAKEESFTFSTWYMWYTTCPKCAKKYGKNYVVILGH